A single Brassica rapa cultivar Chiifu-401-42 chromosome A04, CAAS_Brap_v3.01, whole genome shotgun sequence DNA region contains:
- the LOC117133704 gene encoding uncharacterized protein LOC117133704: MTHATSDGVFVDPASEKLAQAVATRIEERETQLTQESPDGLPVTLSTEEADIIFEELAPRKKERIVGIGSVNEVARATSSYTSRRDEETSQMKARMDSQQVHLDSLEDLLDVMAVGNPVMQRMLSQRGAALGLPVRDPQESDPTRQQLSNPTDYFDDM; the protein is encoded by the exons ATGACTCACGCCACATCCGACGGAGTTTTTGTGGATCCGGCATCTGAGAAACTCGCTCAAGCAGTGGCTACTCGGATTGAAGAACGGGAGACTCAACTAACTCAGGAGtctcccgatggattacccgtcacattGTCCACCGAAGAAGCCGACATAATCTTCGAAGAG ctggCTCCTAGAAAGAAGGAACGAATAGTCGGTATAGGCTCTGTTAACGAAGTTGCAAGGGCAACTTCGTCATACACTTCGAGACGGGATGAAGAGACTTCTCAGATGAAAGCTCGAATGGATAGCCAGCAGGTTCATTTAGACTCTCTTGAGGATTTGCTAGACGTGATGGCCGTGGGAAACCCGGTTATGCAGAGAATGTTGAGTCAGAGAGGAGCCGCTCTTGGGTTGCCAGTACGAGATCCCCAAGAGTCCGATCCAACTCGTCAACAGCTGAGCAACCCCACCGACTACTTCGatgatatgtag
- the LOC103849177 gene encoding ER membrane protein complex subunit 10 — protein sequence MPNLTLVLFLSTLLIFSSSSSFAFQSDELLLDDEEFGLEGGSHPRSPEPVITDSPPKQTPSIRRRYSDPDLDSKIQFTLEHAFGDSDFSSAGTFSARLKTWSHGGQTLTKLRFARNEFSDEEKDAFKNLLKGDDFYRIRLPSNVVTPPGREYVIASVRARCLPRDGLDEHIAIHMDGANILAVSYGSPGACPYPRQLKLPGKWTFNSHTILKSSEQAPRTPIFTEEILGSSENMEGEAEAPVERSFWAKYWMYLIPLGLIVMNAVTQASNMAEEQPAGSQGQAPAAIQRGSAPRRR from the exons ATGCCGAATCTCACACTTGTGCTCTTCCTCTCCACTTTATTAatattctcctcctcctcctccttcgcTTTCCAATCAGACGAGCTCCTCCTCGACGACGAGGAGTTTGGTCTTGAGGGAGGATCCCATCCTCGCTCCCCCGAGCCAGTTATCACAGATTCACCTCCGAAGCAGACTCCGAGTATCCGTAGGCGGTACTCGGATCCTGATCTGGACTCCAAGATCCAATTCACCCTCGAACATGCCTTCGGAGACTCTGATTTCTCCTCCGCCGGTACTTTCTCCGCTCGCCTCAAGACTTGGAGCCATGGCGGTCAG ACATTAACGAAACTGCGGTTCGCTCGGAATGAGTTTTCTGACGAAGAGAAAGATGCCTTTAAA AATCTGCTCAAAGGAGATGACTTTTACAGAATAAGACTCCCATCTAATGTTGTCACTCCACCTGGGAGAGAGTATGTGATTGCATCAGTGAGAGCT AGATGTCTTCCACGGGATGGTTTGGATGAGCATATCGCTATACACATG GATGGTGCCAACATTTTGGCAGTCAGTTACGGCTCTCCTGGAGCATGCCCGTATCCTCGACAGTTGAAACTT CCAGGAAAATGGACATTTAACTCCCACACCATCTTGAAGAGTAGTGAGCAGGCACCAAG AACTCCGATATTCACGGAGGAGATTCTTGGCAGTAGCGAGAATATGGAAGGTGAAGCAGAAGCGCCAGTAGAGAGATCATTTTGGGCAAAATAT TGGATGTACTTGATACCACTTGGACTCATAGTGATGAATGCTGTGACACAAGCGAGTAACATGGCTGAAGAACAACCTGCGGGGTCTCAAGGGCAAGCGCCAGCAGCGATTCAGCGCGGTTCCGCACCCAGGAGAAGATGA
- the LOC103849224 gene encoding LOW QUALITY PROTEIN: probable glutathione S-transferase DHAR4 (The sequence of the model RefSeq protein was modified relative to this genomic sequence to represent the inferred CDS: inserted 1 base in 1 codon; deleted 1 base in 1 codon; substituted 1 base at 1 genomic stop codon): MLSKQQMGIXVCVKAASGVPDGDCXFIPDWFLAISPEGKFSLVKFDDNENWVANSDVVVGIIEEKYPEPSLVMFPPEFASIGAIIMLLKNKDHANDGTEKVLLYELEALDNHLKTHGGPFVVGETVTAKLYHLEIALGHFKEWPAP; this comes from the exons ATGCTATCGAAACAACAAATGGGAATATAAGTCTGCGTGAAGGCCGCTTCAGGTGTACCAGATGGTGACT CATTCATACCCGATTGGTTCTTGGCTATTAGTCCCGAGGGAAAGTTTTCGTTGGTGAAGTTCGATGACAATGAGAATTGGGTGGCTAATTCCGATGTTGTAGTTGGAATCATCGAGGAAAAGTATCCGGAGCCTTCCCTGGTGATG TTCCCTCCTGAGTTTGCCTCTATCGGTGCTATTATCATGCTTCTGAAGAACAAAGATCACGCCAATGACGGAACTGAGAAGGTTTTGTTGTATGAGCTCGAGGCGTTGGACAATCACCTCAAGACTCACGGTGGCCCCTTCGTCGTTGGTGAAACTGTCACGGCGAAGCTTTACCATCTAGAGATCGCGTTAGGACATTTCAAGGAATGGCCTGCCCCTTAG